The DNA window TTTATCCTCATAATCGCCTACTCCGCACTGATCTGAAATGCTGCAGATATCAGACGGCCTGATCTCAAGTATTTTTGAGATTTTTGTCAGGATCTCCAGGTTGATCTTTACCTTTCCATTTTCTATATCTGAGTAGGCCTTCTGGGAAATCCCCATTTCAAAAGCCATGTATTCCTGCGTAAAATCCTTACTCCGGCGTACTTTCCTGATATTTTGACTGCATATTTTCATCGCAACTGTTTTAGTAGTTTTCAGTATAGTTTAGAAGAATACCTACTAGACTCCGACAAAGTTATTAAATACCTTTGGCAAAACATTATACACCTACATGATATTTAAATTTCTTTCTCATTTACGGGTTTACAATTGAATCGGAAAGGAATATGATCTCAGTCAACACATTTGCAATTATGGATACGCAAAAATTTAATTATGACAATGCTATTGTCAGGGCATTCCTGTATGCCACTATTGTATTCGGTCTCATAGGCTTCTTACTGGGACTTACAGCTGCTTTAATGCTGTTTTACCCTGAATTACCTGAGTTTTTATTCGGAACCGATGATGTTACCATCCAAAGCCTGAGGAGCGGCAACATCCAGGGACTGATCAATACACAGGGCGCTATGGGATTCGGAAGGATCAGGATGCTGCATACCAGTGCCGTTATCTTCGCTTTTGTGTGCAACTCATTCTTCTGCGGAGCCTATTACAGCCTCCAGAGATTGCTGAAAACCAGAATGTACAGCGATACATTGTCCTGGCTGCATTTCTGGTCATGGCAGATCATGATCATCTCCGTGGTGATTACTTTCCTGATGGGAATCAACACCTCAAAAGAATATGCCGAACATGAGTGGCCGATTGATATTTTAATTGCATTCTCATGGATCATTTTCGGGATCAATATGTTCGGGACCATTGCCAAAAGAAGGGTACGACATCTTTATGTAGCCATCTGGTTCTTTATTGCCACATGGATTGCGGTAGCTATGCTGCATATCTTCAATAACCTGGAGGTTCCGCTTTCTTTTACCAGCTGGAAATCCTATTCGGCTTACGCCGGAGTAAAAGATGCGCTGGTACAGTGGTGGTATGGCCATAATGCGGTGGCTTTCGTACTGACAACCCCTGTTTTAGGCCTGATGTATTACTTCCTTCCTAAAGCAGCGAACCGTCCGGTGTTTTCCTATAAACTCTCCATCATCCACTTCTGGTCCCTTATTTTTGTGTACCTGTGGGCCGGTCCGCACCATCTTCAGTATACTGCGCTTCCGGGATGGGCACAGGCACTGGGAACAGGATTCTCTATTATGCTGATCGCTCCGTCATGGGGAGGAATGCTGAACGGCCTCCTAACTTTAAGAGGAGCATGGGACAAAGTGAGGGAAAATCCAATCCTTAAATTTTTTGTAGTGGCAGTAACCTGCTATGGAATGGCCACCTTCGAAGGGCCGCTCCTCGCAACAAAATCACTGAATAAAATCGGGCATTATACCGACTGGGTGATCGGTCACGTACACGTAGGTGCCCTCGGCTGGAACGGTTTTATGGCCTTCGGGATTGTATATTATCTTGTACCGATCCTGTGGAGAACACCTCTCTGGTCCAAAAAACTGGCTAACTGGCATTTCTGGCTGGGAACCTTAGGAATTATTTTCTACGCCGTACCAATGTACATTTCAGGATTCACCCAGGGATTGATGTGGAAACAGTTCAATCCGGACGGAACCTTAGTCTGGAAAAACTGGCTGGATACAGTAACAGCAATCATTCCTTATTTCAAGATGAGGTTTGCAGGCGGAATTTTCTATCTGACAGGTGCCGTACTGATGACCGTTAATGTATTCAAAACCGTAAGCGCCGGATCATTCCAGAAAAACGTCCCTGCTGAAGCACCAGCATTAGCCAGGGTGGGAAGTGGAAGAAAAGAGGGCGAAGGCACACATCTCTGGCTTGAAAGAACGCCTACCCTGCTTTCCGTTCTGGCATTTGCCGTCATTGCCATCGGAGGTCTGGTGGAAATTGTACCCACACTGACCGTGAAAAGCAATCTCCCTACTATTTCAGCAGTAAAACCTTATTCACCGCTGGAGCTGGAAGGAAGAGACCTGTATGTCCGAGAAGGATGTAATTCATGCCACTCACAGATGATCCGGCCATTCCGGGATGAAGTGCTGCGCTTCAACGGTAAAAACGGGCAGTATTCCAAAGCGGGAGAATTTATCTACGACAGGCCGTTCCTCTGGGGATCCAAAAGAACCGGGCCCGACCTTCAGAGAGAAGGCGGCAGAAATCCTGACTCATGGCACTTCAAGCATATGTACAACCCAAGGATTACCTCAGCAGGGTCTATTATGCCACGTTTCCCCTGGTTGATCAGCAATGAGCTGGACCGCTCACAGATGACTGATAAGATGAAGCTCATGAAAAATGCTTTCGATGTGCCTTATACCAAGGCCCAGATCGATTCATCCAATCAGTGGGCAGACCATCAGGCTCAGGCTATCGTCAAGAGAATTTATGCCGAAGCGAATGATGTGAAAACGCAGATGGAAAAAGAAAAGATCACCAGAGGAACCGCATTTGTACCTCTTGAAAAAAGGGAAATTACCGCAATGATCGCTTACCTGCAACGATTGGGTACCGATATCAAAACCACAGACATCAAAACTGCAAGCATCGAGTAATTAATAAAACCTGAATGACAATGAAACCAAGAACACCCATTTCTGTATATATTGCCGTAACGATCGTACTCAGCATCATGGTCTTCGGTATGTTCAGTCCGGACGGAAGCTATCTGACCTCTGCATTTTTCTGGGGCCTGCTGCTGATCGCCACTATTCTGCTGCTCATCATGAATTCGATAGGTGACCTGATTGAGAACGAAAATTTCAGCAGGCTTTCCGAAGAAGAAAAGCAGGCTTATCTTGAGCAGAAGAAAATCCCTTATTACCAGAAGTTGTTGAACTCAGCATTCAAAAAGCAATCCCAGTCTGAAGAAAAGGATATTCTCATCGATCATGGATTCGACGGGATTACGGAGCTTGACAATTCGCTTCCAAAGTGGTGGACAGGCTTATTCTGGTTCGGTTGTGTATTCTGTGTAGTCTACATGGCAGCATATATCTTTACAGATTATGCCCATCAGGAAAAGGAATATGATCAGGAAGCCAAAACCATGCTTGCTTCCATTGCAGAATTTGAAAAAACAGCTCCGCCGGTGAATCTGGAAACCGCTAAATACAGCGCTGATAACATTGCAGAAGGTGAACAGCTTTTTAAAACCAATTGTGCAACCTGCCACGGAGAAGGAGGAATCGGAGGGATCGGTCCTAATCTTACAGATACCCACTGGATTAATGTTAAGCAAAAAAGCCTGTTTAAAAATGTCATCTGGATGCTGGAAAACGGCTCCCCTAATAATCCCGCGATGAGGCCTTTTGTTAAAGAGGGAACCATTACCGGCCGGGATGGTGAAAAAATTGCCGCTTACGTTTACCACATCAACCAGGAAAAATCCCCGGTTACTCAAGCTCAGGGTGGCGCTGCCCCTCAGGGTGAAACGGTAGAATGGGAAAACGGCAACGAATAATATTTAAAACTAATAACCAACCGTATAAATCATGCCATGCCCCCTTTTGCTATAACTAACATTTGAATTTTCATTTTTGCTAACCTTTTCACTTGACATGCCTGAAAGGGGGCTATTATTAACTTAAACCCAGTGCCTTGATTGTCTTCATCAACTATTCACTTGACAGCAACTCAACTAAAAATTCCATAACGGACCGTCAAGGCAGGGTTTTTGTATTCCAAACGGGTGCCACAACAGATAATTTTCTTCATCAGGATGATTATCTTTGTTAAAACCCAATCACTTTGAAACTGAAAATTAACAAGAGAAAAATTCTTAAGGGTATTGCGATATTCTTTATCTCATTATTGGTGATCATTACCCTGCTGGTTTTGAGCCTCCGGCTTCCTGCTGTCCAGAACTACGTGAAAGATAAGCTTGTGGTTTATCTTGAAAAGAAAATCAAAACCAAAGTAAGCCTGAAAAGGGTCTACATAGGCTTTCCCAACAGCCTGATCATGGAAGACCTCTATCTTAAAGGCCAGGAAATCGACACCCTGCTGGCTGTAAAAAAGCTCGACGTAGGGCTCCACATGCTTAAACTGATCGATTCCAAAGCAGATATTACTTCAGTGGATATGGAAGGCGTCCGCGCCAATGTGGTGAGGAAACCGGACGGAAAGTTCAATTTCGATTATATCATCAATGCATTTGCTACCAGCGATAAACAGGAAAGCTCTTCCAAACCTTTTATTATTTCCCTGGATAAAATCAGGCTGAAAGATATCGGCATTACTTTTAATGACCAGCAATCCAGGAATGACATCCAAGTATATTTCAATTCTTTCGACACCCAGGTGAGGACTTTTGACCTGAGTAAAAATAATTATGCTGTTAATGATATCAATTTAGACGGATTAAAGCTTAAGCTGAAACAGGACCTGATAGAAGAGGTTTCCAAAAAAGTGGAGAAAAAAGTAGATTCCCTGGAGCAGAAAAGCCCGATGAAAATTGGCTTAAGAGGAATCAAACTGACTAATTTCAATATTGATTACGGCGATGACAATACCAAGACTTTTGCCAAGGTTATTTTTAAGGAATTAAGTACACGCATCAACAGCCTTGACCTGGAAAATAATGCTTACAACATAGGCAACCTGTTTTTATCCGGTGCTGACATCAATGCCAATCTTTATCTCCCGGCTCAGGATGCCAATCCGAAGGATACCAAGAAACAGGATAAAAATTCAGCTCCCGCACAGAAAGCCATGCAGCTCCTTCTAGGAAAACTGGTGCTGAATGATGTAAAAGTAGCTTACCATAATACGGCAATAGCTCCTACAAGGCAGGGAATGGACTTT is part of the Chryseobacterium camelliae genome and encodes:
- the ccoN gene encoding cytochrome-c oxidase, cbb3-type subunit I; the protein is MDTQKFNYDNAIVRAFLYATIVFGLIGFLLGLTAALMLFYPELPEFLFGTDDVTIQSLRSGNIQGLINTQGAMGFGRIRMLHTSAVIFAFVCNSFFCGAYYSLQRLLKTRMYSDTLSWLHFWSWQIMIISVVITFLMGINTSKEYAEHEWPIDILIAFSWIIFGINMFGTIAKRRVRHLYVAIWFFIATWIAVAMLHIFNNLEVPLSFTSWKSYSAYAGVKDALVQWWYGHNAVAFVLTTPVLGLMYYFLPKAANRPVFSYKLSIIHFWSLIFVYLWAGPHHLQYTALPGWAQALGTGFSIMLIAPSWGGMLNGLLTLRGAWDKVRENPILKFFVVAVTCYGMATFEGPLLATKSLNKIGHYTDWVIGHVHVGALGWNGFMAFGIVYYLVPILWRTPLWSKKLANWHFWLGTLGIIFYAVPMYISGFTQGLMWKQFNPDGTLVWKNWLDTVTAIIPYFKMRFAGGIFYLTGAVLMTVNVFKTVSAGSFQKNVPAEAPALARVGSGRKEGEGTHLWLERTPTLLSVLAFAVIAIGGLVEIVPTLTVKSNLPTISAVKPYSPLELEGRDLYVREGCNSCHSQMIRPFRDEVLRFNGKNGQYSKAGEFIYDRPFLWGSKRTGPDLQREGGRNPDSWHFKHMYNPRITSAGSIMPRFPWLISNELDRSQMTDKMKLMKNAFDVPYTKAQIDSSNQWADHQAQAIVKRIYAEANDVKTQMEKEKITRGTAFVPLEKREITAMIAYLQRLGTDIKTTDIKTASIE
- a CDS encoding helix-turn-helix domain-containing protein; the protein is MKICSQNIRKVRRSKDFTQEYMAFEMGISQKAYSDIENGKVKINLEILTKISKILEIRPSDICSISDQCGVGDYEDKYNDLIDYMKQNNIPVPKEYLE
- a CDS encoding cbb3-type cytochrome c oxidase N-terminal domain-containing protein; amino-acid sequence: MKPRTPISVYIAVTIVLSIMVFGMFSPDGSYLTSAFFWGLLLIATILLLIMNSIGDLIENENFSRLSEEEKQAYLEQKKIPYYQKLLNSAFKKQSQSEEKDILIDHGFDGITELDNSLPKWWTGLFWFGCVFCVVYMAAYIFTDYAHQEKEYDQEAKTMLASIAEFEKTAPPVNLETAKYSADNIAEGEQLFKTNCATCHGEGGIGGIGPNLTDTHWINVKQKSLFKNVIWMLENGSPNNPAMRPFVKEGTITGRDGEKIAAYVYHINQEKSPVTQAQGGAAPQGETVEWENGNE